One genomic segment of Actinoplanes ianthinogenes includes these proteins:
- a CDS encoding LAGLIDADG family homing endonuclease, which yields MAWPFSGRRKPARTPKTGWVPGPLTPPAAGGTDRHGAKVTGSPPAAEGTGRSGTKPAGPPPATKAKKAKEAKEARAQAAPRPAGAVRRNRWLDGQGFYEPRVRGIKSTTRQAEALNIAVAAPPTSPRGLIIGQDAETGQSVTHDPFEAYFDGVITSPNVIVIGDVGKGKALDVGTPVATPGGWSTMGELTPGDHVFDEHGRPTPVIAVSAVMHDRPCYEVVFSDGSSVIADADHLWVTETLADRTRAAKERHRPPQRVRRGTTEQPAAVAVLEARPEGHRRAGGAERRPVTTRQIAATLRSGGRLNHAVATAGPLQMPEGNLPVPPYVLGASLAGGLRELGVFGDKHIPVAYLRAGLTQRRALLAGLLDTDGTISPGGRARITLTHPRLARDVWELALSLGFPATMRERRAKLAGRDRGAKWMVTFTAGAEVLRPNHKKHHLRARTGYRYITEVRPVPSIPVRCIQVAAESGMFLAGRELIPTHNSSLLKTWAVLRQLLLGRRVVVIDKKLDGKTKEGEYAPTARQFGVEPIKFTLDGTGSRINVLDPAISAREAVGEASPAGQSMLLRAVLAEALERPLTPKEGKALRVAHRTALRRAGEQGRAAVIGDIVAALLQPDADAAREARVDVARLLEWGYDAAFELERMIEEDLAGLVDAPTSANVNLDAGLTVFDVSALPETGPALPIVMSIINTWLMNVLANQDEPVQTIFVVEEGWHLIEGSFAKVARRNWKLARGLGLCNVVAVHHISDVPADSPAIAMVKEAETVFIYGQAKEDDARECVRLFNLPSTAMGILLELPKGTPLVKIGSADPIIVSHLRSDLEVELTNTDAAMTGTGVIVRDEEADLSGVEVGA from the coding sequence ATGGCGTGGCCGTTCTCCGGCCGGCGCAAGCCGGCGCGGACCCCCAAGACCGGCTGGGTGCCCGGCCCCCTGACACCCCCGGCCGCCGGCGGCACCGACCGCCACGGAGCAAAGGTCACCGGCTCACCCCCGGCCGCCGAGGGCACCGGCCGCAGCGGCACGAAGCCGGCCGGCCCGCCGCCGGCCACAAAGGCCAAAAAGGCCAAGGAGGCCAAGGAGGCCAGGGCGCAGGCCGCCCCACGCCCGGCCGGCGCGGTGCGCCGCAACCGGTGGCTGGACGGGCAGGGCTTCTACGAGCCCCGGGTCCGTGGCATCAAGTCCACGACCCGGCAGGCCGAGGCGCTGAACATCGCCGTCGCCGCGCCGCCGACCTCGCCGCGCGGCCTGATCATCGGCCAGGACGCGGAGACCGGTCAGAGCGTCACCCACGACCCGTTCGAGGCCTACTTCGACGGCGTCATCACCAGCCCGAACGTCATCGTCATCGGCGACGTCGGCAAGGGCAAGGCGCTGGACGTCGGTACGCCGGTCGCGACGCCCGGCGGGTGGAGCACGATGGGCGAGCTGACGCCGGGAGATCACGTCTTCGACGAGCACGGACGCCCGACTCCGGTGATCGCGGTCTCCGCGGTGATGCACGACCGGCCCTGCTACGAGGTGGTGTTCTCCGACGGCTCATCGGTGATCGCCGACGCCGACCATCTGTGGGTGACCGAGACCCTCGCCGACCGGACCCGAGCCGCGAAAGAGCGGCACCGCCCACCGCAGCGGGTCCGGCGCGGCACCACCGAGCAGCCGGCTGCGGTGGCCGTGCTCGAAGCCCGGCCGGAGGGTCACCGGCGTGCGGGCGGCGCGGAGCGGCGGCCTGTGACGACGCGGCAGATCGCGGCGACGCTGCGGTCCGGCGGCCGGCTCAACCATGCCGTCGCCACGGCCGGGCCGTTACAGATGCCGGAGGGGAACCTGCCGGTGCCGCCGTACGTCCTCGGGGCGTCACTGGCCGGCGGACTGCGCGAGCTCGGGGTGTTCGGTGACAAGCACATCCCGGTCGCCTACCTGCGTGCCGGTCTGACGCAGCGCCGCGCGTTGCTGGCCGGGCTGCTCGACACCGACGGGACGATCAGCCCGGGCGGCCGGGCGCGGATCACGCTGACGCACCCGCGGCTCGCCCGGGACGTGTGGGAGCTGGCTCTGTCGCTCGGTTTCCCGGCGACGATGCGCGAGCGACGCGCCAAGCTTGCGGGGCGTGACCGTGGGGCGAAGTGGATGGTGACGTTCACCGCCGGAGCAGAAGTCCTCCGGCCTAACCACAAGAAGCACCACCTGCGAGCCCGGACCGGCTACCGCTACATCACCGAGGTACGTCCGGTGCCCAGCATCCCGGTCCGCTGCATCCAGGTCGCCGCTGAAAGCGGCATGTTCCTGGCCGGCCGGGAGCTGATCCCGACACACAACTCCTCGCTGCTCAAGACGTGGGCGGTGTTGCGGCAGCTGTTGCTCGGGCGGCGGGTCGTGGTCATCGACAAGAAGCTGGACGGCAAGACCAAGGAGGGTGAGTACGCCCCGACCGCCCGCCAGTTCGGGGTCGAGCCGATCAAGTTCACCCTGGACGGCACCGGCAGCCGGATCAACGTCCTGGATCCGGCGATCTCGGCGCGGGAGGCGGTCGGCGAGGCGTCGCCGGCCGGGCAGTCGATGCTGCTGCGCGCGGTGCTCGCCGAGGCGCTGGAGCGGCCGTTGACCCCGAAGGAGGGCAAGGCGCTGCGGGTGGCTCACCGGACCGCTCTGCGGCGGGCCGGGGAGCAGGGCCGGGCGGCGGTGATCGGGGACATCGTCGCCGCGCTGTTGCAGCCCGACGCCGACGCGGCGCGGGAGGCTCGGGTCGACGTGGCGCGGCTGCTGGAGTGGGGTTACGACGCCGCGTTCGAGCTGGAGCGGATGATCGAGGAGGACCTGGCCGGGCTGGTCGACGCGCCGACGAGCGCGAACGTCAACCTCGACGCCGGGCTGACCGTCTTCGACGTCTCCGCGCTGCCGGAGACCGGGCCGGCGCTGCCGATCGTGATGAGCATCATCAACACCTGGCTGATGAACGTGCTGGCCAACCAGGACGAGCCGGTGCAGACGATCTTCGTGGTGGAGGAGGGCTGGCACCTGATCGAGGGCAGCTTCGCCAAGGTCGCCCGGCGCAACTGGAAGCTCGCTCGTGGTCTCGGCTTGTGCAACGTGGTGGCGGTGCACCACATCTCCGACGTGCCGGCGGATTCGCCGGCGATCGCGATGGTCAAGGAGGCGGAGACGGTGTTCATCTACGGGCAGGCGAAGGAGGACGACGCCCGCGAGTGTGTGCGCCTGTTCAACCTGCCGTCGACGGCGATGGGCATCCTGCTGGAACTGCCGAAGGGCACGCCGCTGGTCAAGATCGGTTCCGCGGATCCGATCATCGTGTCGCATCTGCGCTCCGACCTGGAGGTGGAGTTGACCAACACGGATGCCGCGATGACCGGGACCGGGGTGATCGTCCGGGACGAGGAGGCGGACCTCAGCGGTGTGGAGGTCGGCGCGTGA
- a CDS encoding GDSL-type esterase/lipase family protein, whose protein sequence is MSVLRRAVIPAILLAFVCQALGGVPAMAAEATRILIVGDSITQGSSGDYTWRYQLWKHLQASAPGATDFVGERTWLYDNIANTQNSTAYANPNFDRDHHAKWGQQLQLEKDEIAPAVSAAKPDVMLLLMGINDLTWGGESPATAFGNLQALLRTAHGLRPSLRVVVGHTLSRWDLLGKVEQNVTDTAQLNALIDTLPSNPDFSYVRVARTDAGWNPQAHTWDGTHPNSTGEVVIAGAFADALAGLGIGSAYGARTAVQWPVSTVITTAASTAPAPAAGGSVSAIAGDNEATLSWTASSGASGYLIQQRQNGGAADQLAWPVSDTKFTPGILAGDSLYDFRVVPVSDNGQIHLAWNAAPGANAYAIRSRDLTTGSGWTTLPLPVQATSYDLAGIPDHVYSFAIQPGKGVMTGAWSPEASQLIRRTGTPSAWSAQVRVKDYHGKRKTARDFAIAWAGALDFTWEDRYGSAGDDCTHFVSQTLLTAGYPEMGEPSRFIDALYESAVNDDGAWWRVDEGSPIRAGLLIGGYVERNASATFTLAPRLANHFALRSRYGLAQKVSDPRLLDYGDVILMQTFNHGPDIDHAVIVTGFDSTGYPLISERSNAHVNKSLREIENGNSRLILHNWHLLQLN, encoded by the coding sequence ATGAGTGTCCTGCGGCGCGCGGTGATCCCGGCCATCCTGCTGGCCTTCGTCTGCCAAGCTCTGGGTGGTGTGCCGGCGATGGCTGCCGAGGCGACCCGCATCCTCATCGTGGGCGACTCGATCACGCAGGGCTCGTCGGGTGACTACACGTGGCGCTATCAGCTGTGGAAGCACCTGCAGGCCAGCGCGCCCGGTGCGACCGACTTCGTCGGCGAGCGGACCTGGCTGTACGACAACATCGCGAACACGCAGAACTCCACCGCGTACGCGAATCCGAACTTTGATCGTGATCATCATGCGAAATGGGGTCAGCAGCTCCAACTGGAGAAGGACGAGATCGCCCCGGCGGTGTCGGCAGCCAAGCCGGACGTGATGCTGCTGCTGATGGGCATCAACGACCTGACGTGGGGTGGCGAGTCACCGGCGACCGCCTTCGGCAACCTGCAGGCGCTGCTGCGCACTGCCCACGGGCTGCGGCCTTCCCTGCGAGTCGTGGTCGGACACACGCTGAGCCGATGGGATCTGCTCGGCAAAGTCGAGCAGAACGTGACCGATACCGCCCAGCTCAACGCACTCATCGACACGCTTCCTTCCAACCCTGACTTCTCCTACGTACGGGTCGCGCGCACCGACGCGGGATGGAATCCGCAGGCCCACACGTGGGACGGCACCCACCCGAACAGCACCGGCGAGGTGGTGATCGCCGGCGCGTTCGCCGACGCGCTGGCCGGCCTGGGCATCGGCAGCGCGTACGGCGCCAGGACGGCCGTGCAGTGGCCGGTCAGCACCGTGATCACCACGGCGGCCAGCACCGCCCCGGCACCGGCGGCCGGCGGATCGGTGAGCGCGATCGCCGGCGACAACGAGGCGACCCTGTCGTGGACCGCGTCGAGCGGCGCCTCCGGATACCTGATCCAGCAGCGGCAGAACGGTGGCGCCGCCGACCAGCTCGCCTGGCCCGTCAGCGACACGAAGTTCACGCCGGGCATTCTCGCCGGTGACTCCCTGTACGACTTCCGCGTGGTTCCGGTCAGCGACAACGGGCAGATCCACCTCGCCTGGAACGCCGCGCCGGGCGCGAACGCCTACGCGATCCGCAGCCGCGACCTGACCACCGGGTCGGGCTGGACCACCCTGCCGCTGCCCGTGCAGGCCACCAGCTATGACCTGGCCGGGATCCCGGATCACGTCTACTCGTTCGCGATCCAGCCCGGCAAGGGCGTGATGACCGGCGCGTGGAGCCCCGAGGCGTCCCAGCTGATCCGCCGGACCGGCACCCCTTCGGCCTGGTCGGCGCAGGTCCGGGTCAAGGACTACCACGGCAAGCGCAAGACCGCACGGGACTTCGCGATCGCGTGGGCGGGCGCGTTGGACTTCACCTGGGAGGACCGCTACGGCTCCGCGGGCGACGACTGCACCCACTTCGTGTCGCAGACCCTGCTCACCGCCGGCTACCCGGAGATGGGCGAGCCGTCGAGGTTCATCGACGCCTTGTACGAGAGCGCCGTCAACGACGACGGCGCCTGGTGGCGCGTCGACGAGGGCAGTCCGATCCGGGCGGGCCTTCTGATCGGCGGCTACGTCGAGCGCAACGCCTCGGCCACGTTCACGCTCGCGCCCCGGCTGGCGAACCATTTCGCGTTGCGCTCGCGATACGGACTGGCGCAGAAGGTCAGCGATCCGCGGCTGCTCGACTACGGCGACGTCATCCTGATGCAGACCTTCAACCACGGCCCCGACATCGACCATGCGGTGATCGTCACCGGCTTCGACTCCACCGGCTATCCGCTGATCAGCGAGCGCAGCAACGCTCACGTCAACAAGTCGCTGCGGGAGATCGAGAACGGGAACTCGCGTCTGATCCTGCACAACTGGCACCTGCTGCAGTTGAACTAG
- a CDS encoding MinD/ParA family ATP-binding protein, which translates to MSTPDYWPATSRPGYDAEAVTEFAQRAPRPAGDAPAPESATAPAPTPAPTPATEVKVVATAPVVAPEPASDTPTVLPPPPAAVGLLPRQMGVAELPATWGWRGKVRKLTRGAVAPQASAAEVRHRQATVAVRRSFTRPVTVMFANPKGGAGKTPATLLAGATFGSIRGGYVVAWDNNETRGTLGVRGLMPDQGLTVWDLLGHLDRFERVDARAGELAAYLRAQGEARFDVLASDESAENMAQIGVGEFERLRAVLSRFYKLLLIDTGNNIRATNWQAAADAADLLVVCSSYRRDVAFSAAWMLDHLESTGRADLARRAVTVLSASEPQVPPKARAEIVEHFTGRTRAVVEIPYDPTIASGERIDFSTVSRSTRDAWLYACAAIADGLAEVNHTRRTAP; encoded by the coding sequence ATGTCCACACCCGACTACTGGCCTGCCACCAGTCGCCCCGGTTACGACGCCGAGGCGGTGACGGAATTCGCCCAGCGAGCCCCCCGTCCGGCCGGGGATGCGCCGGCGCCGGAGTCCGCCACCGCTCCGGCCCCGACTCCGGCCCCGACCCCGGCCACCGAGGTCAAGGTCGTCGCCACGGCGCCGGTCGTCGCGCCCGAGCCGGCGAGTGACACCCCCACCGTCCTGCCTCCGCCCCCGGCCGCGGTCGGTCTGCTCCCCCGCCAGATGGGCGTGGCGGAGCTGCCCGCGACGTGGGGCTGGCGGGGCAAGGTGCGCAAGCTCACCCGGGGCGCCGTCGCGCCTCAGGCGTCCGCCGCCGAGGTGCGCCATCGCCAGGCCACCGTGGCGGTCCGCCGGTCCTTCACCCGGCCGGTCACGGTCATGTTCGCCAACCCCAAGGGCGGCGCCGGCAAGACCCCCGCGACGCTGCTGGCCGGGGCCACCTTCGGCTCCATCCGCGGCGGCTACGTGGTCGCCTGGGACAACAACGAGACCCGCGGCACCCTCGGCGTCCGGGGCCTGATGCCGGACCAGGGCCTCACCGTGTGGGACCTGCTCGGGCACCTCGACCGGTTCGAACGGGTCGACGCCCGCGCCGGCGAGCTCGCCGCCTACCTGCGGGCCCAGGGCGAGGCGCGCTTCGACGTGCTCGCCTCCGACGAGTCGGCCGAGAACATGGCGCAGATCGGCGTGGGCGAGTTCGAGCGGCTGCGCGCCGTGCTCTCCCGCTTCTACAAGCTGCTGCTGATCGACACCGGCAACAACATCCGGGCCACCAACTGGCAGGCCGCGGCGGACGCCGCCGACCTGCTGGTGGTCTGCTCGTCCTATCGGCGGGACGTCGCGTTCTCCGCCGCCTGGATGCTCGACCACCTGGAGAGCACCGGCCGCGCGGACCTCGCCCGCCGGGCGGTGACCGTGCTGTCCGCCTCCGAGCCGCAGGTCCCGCCGAAAGCCCGCGCCGAGATCGTCGAGCACTTCACCGGCCGGACCCGGGCGGTCGTCGAGATCCCGTACGACCCGACCATCGCGTCCGGCGAGCGCATCGACTTCAGCACCGTCTCCAGGAGCACCCGCGACGCGTGGCTGTACGCCTGCGCCGCGATCGCGGACGGCCTGGCCGAAGTGAATCACACGAGGAGAACAGCTCCATGA
- a CDS encoding ABC transporter permease, translating to MSSREIAEIAEAHGITDPGHRAALEQAHATFQRFHAPFVVHHAAAMLDDIRADIAADPRTRVVFLGRDGHSLAAAMRQLDPELMAAHGREVVLSRAVVDAALQDRERWGVRFPDAAGFRDASRKVDPQTVDGAYRRLTDYLRAADIPVGRPDSRIVLVDTSFKGTVQELLTAAYPQSEFTGRYLFFGASPDDRNPGTKHGYELELEPVAPFHGKTVPRLPDDPALTFACGDALATIEETLHGPMSSPRQVSAAGPEQTPLREVANQLDGLNPTLVAPAFQDPAVRQAVKEAALVAVADVATVAADQQEQGHDWRTPLREGADGFRTEVRAWVAKDPACDPELRTLLDGFVRRRDRGVVNDLSTALAGSGLQGPAQERVWATFDRLTPLTADASGPSLEANHLLETVRSLPRYEQATRAALGDRADQVLADPGWPDLAGALAAGERAGLEPQRTLQVTAGRRDGGEPVAGDLQHRVERYVGAHQRMGARDSGRTEKVVPQQPGERRAAAVRKAAEQSQQRAAGQHRDPKPQQQPRPEGPILK from the coding sequence ATGAGTTCCCGGGAGATCGCCGAGATCGCGGAGGCGCACGGCATCACCGACCCGGGGCACCGTGCCGCGCTGGAGCAGGCCCACGCGACGTTCCAGCGCTTCCACGCGCCGTTCGTCGTGCACCACGCGGCCGCGATGCTCGACGACATCCGCGCCGACATCGCCGCGGATCCGCGGACCCGCGTGGTGTTCCTGGGCCGCGACGGTCACAGCCTCGCCGCCGCCATGCGCCAGCTCGATCCGGAGCTGATGGCCGCGCACGGGCGCGAGGTGGTGCTGTCCCGGGCGGTGGTCGACGCCGCCCTGCAGGACCGGGAGCGGTGGGGCGTCCGGTTCCCGGACGCCGCCGGCTTCCGGGACGCCAGCCGCAAGGTGGACCCGCAGACCGTCGACGGCGCCTATCGCCGGCTCACCGACTACCTGCGCGCGGCCGACATCCCGGTCGGCAGGCCGGACAGCCGGATCGTGCTGGTCGACACCAGCTTCAAGGGCACCGTGCAGGAGTTGCTCACCGCGGCCTATCCGCAGAGCGAGTTCACCGGGCGGTACCTGTTCTTCGGCGCCTCCCCCGACGACCGGAACCCCGGCACCAAGCACGGCTACGAGCTGGAGCTGGAACCGGTCGCGCCGTTCCACGGCAAGACGGTCCCCCGGCTGCCGGACGACCCGGCGCTCACCTTCGCCTGCGGCGACGCGCTCGCCACCATCGAGGAGACGCTGCACGGGCCGATGTCCAGCCCCCGCCAGGTGTCAGCGGCCGGCCCGGAGCAGACCCCGCTGCGCGAGGTCGCCAACCAGCTCGACGGGCTCAACCCGACCCTGGTCGCTCCGGCGTTCCAGGATCCCGCCGTGCGGCAGGCGGTCAAGGAGGCGGCCCTCGTCGCGGTCGCCGACGTCGCGACGGTCGCCGCCGACCAGCAAGAACAAGGACACGATTGGCGTACGCCCCTGCGCGAGGGCGCCGACGGTTTCCGCACCGAGGTCCGCGCGTGGGTCGCCAAGGATCCCGCCTGCGACCCGGAGCTGCGCACCCTGCTCGACGGCTTCGTCCGCCGCCGTGACCGCGGCGTGGTCAACGACCTCTCCACGGCGCTGGCCGGCAGCGGCCTTCAGGGGCCCGCCCAGGAGCGGGTCTGGGCCACCTTCGACCGGCTCACGCCACTGACCGCCGACGCCTCCGGCCCCTCGCTGGAGGCGAATCACCTACTGGAGACCGTCCGATCCCTGCCCCGGTACGAGCAGGCGACGCGCGCTGCGCTGGGTGATCGCGCCGACCAGGTGCTGGCCGATCCGGGCTGGCCGGATCTGGCGGGCGCGCTGGCCGCCGGGGAGCGGGCCGGGCTGGAGCCGCAGCGCACGCTGCAGGTGACGGCCGGACGGCGGGACGGGGGTGAGCCCGTCGCCGGCGATCTGCAGCATCGGGTCGAACGGTATGTCGGCGCGCACCAGCGGATGGGGGCGCGGGACTCCGGGCGTACCGAAAAGGTCGTGCCTCAGCAACCGGGTGAGCGGCGGGCCGCCGCGGTCCGCAAGGCGGCCGAACAGAGTCAGCAGCGGGCGGCCGGTCAGCACCGCGACCCGAAACCCCAGCAGCAGCCGCGCCCGGAGGGGCCGATCCTGAAGTAG
- a CDS encoding SCO6880 family protein: MPRTALLGGELRGRGLLGGKRTRLENIGLLIGLFLGALMLLGGTISAILTGFAIFGCAVVLFWRFGRRSVAALLVRELRWLNRRRRLLSWFAPIGAEATVRTTRRKGGERRRPVPPRAVPDGVGQVRVLTYEAGAGPLAVIHHTNANTPDYLSAVMEVDGLSGGLREEWEYDQAAARFGKLCAALAKDSSLVRGLQLFNRVVPLDSAEHERWIARKVPAGVPEVLKSSYAQLIRMTASVSEQHRNFIVVRIPLGKRFFATSAMYGKGDDAWCRVVYNEMARVAVLARNAGLRNPRGLGERRLAALLRAVQDPDFLIDDHGDVDLATCWQASRATRDAVIYNDKWHTRVAHIPADAITPEPVHMRWLAPLLTDVTPAVIRTVTVLMDFVPVRRARPQAVSDVAQDRSSARTAADEGLVSDGSRELQMTASQQRLHDLRPGSGHHGVNYALFVSVSAPGRELLREACERVEEKASECGIAYLDWYDTEHDTAAVATWPLWRGMEVA, translated from the coding sequence ATGCCACGTACTGCCCTGCTCGGCGGTGAGTTGCGCGGCCGTGGCCTGCTGGGCGGCAAACGCACCCGCCTGGAGAACATCGGTCTGCTGATCGGGCTCTTCCTCGGCGCGCTGATGCTGCTCGGCGGCACCATCTCCGCCATACTCACCGGCTTCGCCATCTTCGGCTGCGCGGTCGTGCTGTTCTGGCGGTTCGGCCGGCGCAGCGTCGCCGCCCTGCTGGTGCGCGAACTGCGGTGGCTCAACCGGCGCCGCCGGCTGCTGTCCTGGTTCGCGCCGATCGGCGCCGAAGCCACGGTACGCACCACCCGGCGCAAGGGCGGCGAACGGCGCCGCCCGGTCCCGCCCCGCGCCGTCCCGGACGGCGTCGGGCAGGTCCGGGTGCTCACCTACGAGGCCGGCGCCGGCCCGCTCGCCGTCATCCACCACACCAACGCCAACACCCCCGACTACCTGTCCGCGGTGATGGAGGTCGACGGCCTCTCCGGCGGCCTGCGCGAGGAGTGGGAGTACGACCAGGCCGCCGCCCGCTTCGGCAAGCTCTGCGCCGCCCTGGCCAAGGACTCCAGCCTGGTCCGCGGGCTGCAACTGTTCAACCGGGTGGTCCCGCTCGACTCCGCCGAACACGAGCGCTGGATCGCCCGGAAGGTCCCGGCCGGCGTCCCGGAGGTCCTGAAGAGCTCCTACGCGCAGCTCATCCGGATGACCGCCTCGGTCAGCGAACAGCACCGCAACTTCATCGTGGTCCGGATCCCGCTGGGCAAACGCTTCTTCGCCACCAGCGCCATGTACGGCAAGGGCGACGACGCGTGGTGCCGCGTGGTCTACAACGAGATGGCCCGGGTCGCCGTCCTCGCCCGCAACGCCGGGCTGCGCAACCCGCGCGGGCTCGGCGAACGCCGCCTCGCCGCGCTGCTGCGCGCCGTGCAGGACCCCGACTTCCTCATCGACGACCACGGCGACGTCGACCTGGCGACCTGCTGGCAGGCGAGCCGGGCCACCCGGGACGCGGTGATCTACAACGACAAGTGGCACACCCGCGTGGCGCACATCCCCGCCGACGCGATCACCCCGGAGCCGGTGCACATGCGGTGGCTGGCGCCGCTGCTGACCGACGTGACGCCGGCCGTCATCCGTACCGTAACGGTGTTGATGGATTTCGTGCCGGTCCGGCGGGCCCGGCCGCAGGCGGTCTCCGACGTCGCGCAGGACCGCAGCTCGGCACGGACCGCCGCGGACGAGGGCCTGGTGTCCGACGGCTCCCGTGAGTTGCAGATGACCGCGTCCCAGCAGCGCCTGCACGACCTGCGGCCGGGCAGCGGGCACCACGGCGTCAACTACGCGCTGTTCGTGTCGGTCAGCGCGCCGGGCCGTGAGCTGCTGCGGGAGGCCTGCGAGCGGGTGGAGGAGAAGGCCAGCGAGTGCGGCATCGCCTACCTCGACTGGTACGACACGGAGCACGACACGGCGGCGGTCGCCACCTGGCCGCTGTGGCGTGGGATGGAGGTGGCCTGA
- a CDS encoding zeta toxin family protein, whose translation MLVIAAGQPGAGKSNAENWARAALGPGTVKIDADDMRVHHPAYPQLARANDRTVAMLTHRDAQRWTAMAKKYCIANRYNVVFSATFGNPESARSTIEQFRAAGYRVELAVVAVDDATSRMGVLSRYQDMRDGKTPGRYVPPEVQQEAYTGLLSTIDLIDGDRLVDQVHVYQRDGTKRYSNELGADGDWVRPPDTRRVIEQIRAQPWSAEQTAAFDDTAKSLARRLPADLRPDLRAAVARRPGSAFPR comes from the coding sequence GTGCTGGTGATTGCGGCCGGCCAGCCAGGCGCCGGGAAAAGCAACGCGGAGAACTGGGCCCGCGCCGCTCTCGGCCCGGGCACGGTAAAGATCGATGCTGACGACATGCGGGTCCACCATCCGGCGTATCCGCAGCTGGCTCGCGCGAACGACCGCACCGTGGCGATGCTGACCCACCGGGACGCGCAGCGGTGGACCGCCATGGCGAAGAAGTACTGCATCGCCAACCGCTACAACGTGGTGTTCAGCGCGACATTCGGCAATCCCGAATCGGCGCGGAGCACGATCGAGCAGTTCCGGGCCGCCGGTTACCGGGTGGAATTGGCGGTCGTCGCGGTGGACGACGCGACCAGCCGGATGGGTGTGCTGAGCCGATATCAGGACATGCGGGACGGGAAGACGCCCGGCCGGTACGTGCCGCCCGAGGTGCAGCAGGAGGCGTACACAGGTCTGTTGAGCACCATCGATCTGATCGACGGTGACCGGCTCGTCGATCAGGTGCACGTCTATCAGCGCGACGGAACCAAGCGGTACTCCAACGAACTGGGCGCCGACGGCGACTGGGTGCGGCCGCCGGACACCCGGCGGGTCATCGAGCAAATCCGTGCCCAGCCGTGGAGCGCCGAGCAGACCGCGGCCTTCGACGACACGGCCAAGTCCCTCGCCCGGCGTCTGCCGGCCGACCTGCGGCCCGACCTGCGCGCCGCGGTCGCCCGCCGGCCGGGCTCAGCCTTCCCCCGGTGA
- a CDS encoding M23 family metallopeptidase, with translation MSPWVVALVAGLALIVGLGGASVATGATGPEPAATVPAAGAWVKPVDGELSSSYGMRCLGGQCRMHTGTDISVPTGTDVVAAAAGVVEGARCASDYCDRPGYLGLGGYGNLVTVKHADGVVTRYAHLSSFAVAPGQQVTAGALLGKSGSTGNSTGPHLHFEVKVDGKFVDPVTFLRAHGVAT, from the coding sequence GTGTCACCCTGGGTTGTGGCCCTTGTGGCCGGTCTGGCGCTCATCGTGGGTCTCGGTGGTGCCTCGGTCGCCACCGGCGCCACCGGACCCGAGCCGGCCGCCACCGTCCCGGCCGCCGGCGCCTGGGTGAAACCGGTCGACGGCGAGCTGTCCTCGTCCTACGGCATGCGGTGTCTCGGCGGCCAGTGCCGGATGCACACCGGCACCGACATCAGCGTGCCGACCGGCACCGACGTCGTCGCGGCCGCCGCCGGCGTGGTCGAGGGCGCCCGGTGCGCCAGCGACTACTGTGATCGCCCCGGCTACCTGGGCCTCGGCGGTTACGGCAACCTGGTGACCGTCAAGCACGCCGACGGTGTGGTGACCCGGTACGCACACCTGTCGAGCTTCGCCGTCGCCCCGGGCCAGCAGGTCACCGCCGGTGCACTGCTCGGCAAGTCCGGTTCGACGGGCAACTCGACCGGCCCCCACCTGCACTTCGAGGTCAAGGTGGACGGCAAGTTCGTCGATCCGGTCACGTTCCTGCGAGCCCACGGCGTCGCCACGTGA